A region from the Rhizoctonia solani chromosome 13, complete sequence genome encodes:
- a CDS encoding cutinase: MIGKSLALNLDDESKAKVFSVLAFGDGWGPNAAFNNSWPVNSPSVGLDPRDDSTSAKSVASFCNKGDTGCEIRTIDPNAIPPEHLSYPTGGSIEAAVKFVKAALKWGFLACDLPSVPFLVYLNMARFDAFNKGAFTPLGLTLMQELAQRGAQIIALTPSLADPTIEGFVSAIREVTSNALIYAEECDITSPTSIRAFCKQFLAITPTGPSTNMPGVPKDPPRLDALILAHEYTHIGAGWGVNKSLRAVEENIRLEGGLASFLLITLLLPCLIRAPNDRDIRIINVVNPLYAASVPTYVPPTPLPKPSEMKDGTPAPPQPPAENITVPELAESKGSFRAQLEKLALASVSSLEGHRSLRSILLVRHLQRVLDALASQSNKPVLGTNKEAEVISVKKQATSNITAVTVAPGFSRVQTVGPYLRARKESVGFSTIGFYLYVLIYPGICLFAKHSLGAAQTVLYTLFAPTLRTRISEPSPKSKDDTRDDAKPEFIPRIQGGLLYRECAPTQLPGRGVALFETEGIGRAVWEELERGVEVWERSEGEVLKEMAKEVEKEAKDVKGKGKEKESAKDK, translated from the exons ATGATCGGCAAATCATTAGCTCTAAACCTCGATGACGAAAGTAAAGCCAAGGTCTTTTCTGTCTTGGCTTTTGGTGATGGGTGGGGGCCTAATGCTGCCTTCAATAATTCATGGCCCGTAAACTCGCCGTCCGTTGGTCTCGATCCACGCGATGATAGTACAAGTGCAAAAAGTGTCGCCAGCTTCTGTAATAAAGGTGATACTGGGTGTGAAATTAGAACGATAGATCCAAATGCGATCCCCCCTGAGCACCTGTCATACCCAACAGGCGGAAG CATCGAGGCTGCTGTGAAGTTTGTCAAGGCTGCTTTGAAGTGGGGTTTTCTTGCATGTGATTTACCCTCCGTGCCGTTTCTCGTTTATTTGAACATGGCGCGCTTTGATGCATTCAATAAA GGCGCATTCACACCGCTTGGCCTGACACTGATGCAAGAGTTGGCACAAAGGGGCGCGCAAATCATCGCACTGACCCCATCCCTCGCAGACCCTACCATTGAGGGCTTCGTTTCTGCAATCCGAGAGGTAACCTCCAACGCATTGATCTACGCGGAGGAATGCGACATTACCTCTCCTACGTCCATTCGAGCATTTTGCAAACAATTCCTGGCGATTACTCCTACTGGCCCCTCGACCAACATGCCTGGCGTTCCAAAGGACCCGCCCAGGCTGGACGCGCTCATTTTAGCTCATGAATATACGCACATCGGGGCCGGATGGGGAGTAAACAAGTCCTTACGCGCTGTAGAAGAGAACATCAGGCTGGAAGGTGGACTAGCATCATTCTTGCTTATCACACTCTTGTTACCGTGCTTGATCAGGGCACCCAACGACCGAGATATCCGAATTATCAACGTGGTTAATCCGCTATACGCCGCATCAGTACCTACATACGTTCCCCCGACCCCTCTACCCAAGCCGTCGGAAATGAAGGACGGGACCCCAGCGCCGCCCCAGCCTCCTGCCGAGAATATTACTGTTCCCGAACTCGCCGAGTCAAAGGGGTCATTTAGGGCGCAGCTTGAGAAGCTTGCACTCGCATCTGTCTCCTCATTGGAGGGTCATCGGTCTCTACGTTCTATCTTACTCGTACGGCACCTTCAACGGGTCTTAGACGCCCTTGCTTCGCAGTCGAACAAACCGGTTCTGGGCACGAATAAGGAGGCAGAAGTCATTTCCGTCAAGAAACAAGCGACCTCAAATATTACTGCCGTGACTGTAGCTCCTGGGTTTAGTCGTGTGCAAACCGTTGGGCCATACTTGCGTGCGAGAAAGGAGTCCGTTGGGTTCAGTACCATCGGATTTTACCT ATATGTATTGATCTACCCTGGGATCTGTCTGTTCGCCAAACATTCCCTCGGAGCAGCACAAACTGTGCTATATACGTTATTCGCACCAACTCTGCGAACACGAATAAGCGAACCAAGCCCCAAGTCCAAGGATGATACTAGGGATGACGCTAAGCCAGAATTCATTCCTCgaattcaaggaggcctttTGTACCGCGAATGTGCGCCTACACAATTACCTGGAAGGGGTGTTGCGTTATTTGAGACAGAGGGAATTGGAAGGGCCGTGTGGGAGGAGTTGGAGCGAGGCGTGGAGGTATGGGAGAGGAGTGAGGGTGAGGTTTTGAAGGAGATGGCAAAGGAGGTGGAGAAAGAAGCAAAAGATGTGAAGGGTAAAGGAAAGGAGAAGGAATCTGCCAAAGACAAATGA
- a CDS encoding cutinase, whose protein sequence is MNCVVQQLPTNSCYSVNPVGMIYAPGAGSLLGHSSSLSDCGEAESTHSRHERRRHCNMFVKYLIAPLAIAVSVLGAPVELEARQSCSPLQLVHVAGTTEIGLGIVGTPLALALASSGATTKSITYDTTAEYIVTVAAGAAITEAYLRLQSIACPNQRFVLSGYSKAVGLLLSPSRMTLPLNTLSTVAAGAAITEAYLRLQSIACPNQRFVLSGYSKGALVLHKLDLSSTIKSKIASILVFGDPARNINSPWPINNPSVDLSPKDGSSSSQNIASFCNTGDLFCAIPGYSLPAHFGRTPPTEASVLPQHLPRLGREVATLGFGLKLKSTI, encoded by the exons ATGAACTGTGTCGTCCAACAGCTCCCGACGAACTCTTGCTATAGCGTCAATCCGGTCGGGATGATATACGCTCCGGGAGCCGGTTCTTTACTAGGACACTCGTCGTCGCTGTCT GATTGCGGAGAGGCGGAGTCTACTCATAGCCGGCATGAACGTCGTCGACACTGCAATATGTTTGTCAAATATCTGATT GCCCCCCTTGCCATCGCTGTATCCGTCCTTGGAGCGCCTGTCGAGCTCGAGGCCCGCCAGTCTTGCTCTCCTCTCCAGCTCGTTCACGTTGCAGGAACTACGGAAATTGGACTCGGCATAGTCGGGACACCTCTTGCGTTGGCACTTGCTTCAAGCGG GGCTACTACTAAGTCCATCACGTATGACACTACCGCTGAATACATTGTCACCGTCGCTGCTGGAGCTGCTATTACCGAGGCCTATCTTCGCCTGCAGTCGATTGCCTGCCCTAACCAGCGATTCGTACTAAGCGGATACTCTAAAGCTGTAGGGCTACTACTAAGTCCATCACGTATGACACTACCGCTGAATACATTGTCCACCGTCGCTGCTGGAGCTGCTATTACCGAGGCCTATCTTCGCCTGCAGTCGATTGCCTGCCCTAACCAGCGATTCGTACTAAGCGGATACTCTAAAGGTGCATTAGTTCTGCACA AACTGGATCTCTCGAGCACGATCAAATCGAAAATCGCCAGCATTCTTGTCTTTGGTGACCCAGCTCGTAATATCAACAGCCCTTGGCCGATCAACAACCCTTCGGTGGACTTGTCGCCCAAGGATGGGAGCTCGAGTTCTCAAAATATCGCGAGCTTTTGCAATACCGGCGACTTGTTCTGCGCTATTCCTGGATATAGTCTACCGGCTCATTTTGGGCGTACCCCACCGACGGAAG CATCGGTGTTGCCGCAGCATTTGCCAAGGCTAGGCCGTGAAGTAGCCACTTTAGGGTTCGGGCTGAAATTGAAGAGTACCATTTAA
- a CDS encoding breakpoint cluster region codes for MKRGERPPSKRGELSSSSSQRSVSPIGLGAILKPTKWFQRSNSSKSNLSTTVETRTSLTKISNPTNPRPSVLSLSMNRSTSQLAVSIPQSSSGSTHSGSGIGDLRAASGKKWSKSVDDLSKFSPDSPISPSSLFSARIGEYRSGALQSPSSTLLPSTQTPARPPLSAGPGTVAFPTKASAVDEEANNVGRSSCAHTSSSHKSITSLKAAQAANARAAHQMVTSLNPAGAPSRPSYERSLGSTEKSTAGAGGTNPGYNVRTFGFPFGMTHKPSTSPPQIVLFSALESGSNATLATTKASKRSSQMVIHQGFLMRLDHPTQPEKGKPFKGVLTGNKLQLYKPPSDKSAELKELFPEGLVAQGIEEEEEEEAESASPGGAVTNRTKRKYWGRAQHPELQIVGEDKELQGTLDALVHEIVFGTTFDSQLEKETFAQVVLLCLPNVLPQHSDFDEALIRYLGSAFRTLGQDDRCGDSTEERKTKEKEWLEWLVGTYVLLHGGLAGDGWDDWLESVDLQLDSCVVRAREASGALVASPYVGVFSPRPNEAGAFESIPTHSPRLAPSISTHALVLPPGTVVPVNAITSDTISEFFSRPSKLGNTLDRDRLSRDVFLKVPSATIAKALRVLNQVFLVQAVQGWGRAPITSVYHLPDTFVCHGARIPPAYSAARMSPSLANSAGHDSSLVTRYGGARTPRVGYSWFNWSCGWPWRGNHSGGRESFENPYKAAVLCKWIRLGELARVNGDECTWRAVQAAVCSRAIARLERVFRRMSDEEREIVNYKCTPWESNVRERIAQEMVRARLKGGELWHVKPFENAWSMVQAMGVTWNKCTGGVLPLGDSDVEDVIGLVRYFRRHAEDEELKVSATSHTEGTGPVEMTQEHIQEVVTRTRAFQSGGQGQSKGKEVRLLGEDLGETTLTVFSGELVLKLVKEEKGTGERALSRSTTMLRNVSRPASLVEEDGLEGLSASLSGILSPNSSGVLSPGSAALRLERKPSRNPSIELRHLPTSSVTKCNSITPIVPSLNFSTRKSGCHRGLGEPPLRALVSSGSLEKLVDVLISGLEEVGMQTSPADDNGETSLREGRTRGVRVDHGEYCRIFWGMFRSFVTPMVLFEMIQKRYRNAANKKSFTSSSLARFSSHSNPDGNPEDDQYRNEIIQTLTNWIVEGAGGQDLLDDTDFYGAMHRVTRRPNMETPSVPSAGHSSTGFGSTVPTLDDIDPETLADNLDAIAAAALKPVTLTDLIVALDLFETQSVDKLGWYALQDVDTSPLISEMGPEKFVRNLPSSIRSVFRAHDIVRRWALASIVAPRLGIQVRQERIELLLRTIEVCRLRTADSPSSQDILQPSIRTFTETALGAALCSPESRLFTRAWQEILVQPYVKRTESPAITKATNAIQYAPCRRGSNDKHAARGFGVLLRAAGNQGGSIQGEYAIISAPRASPQGGKAFPSPRRRAEREEQTRQVCEGATSKGDQERKDDFGRRDDNINKAMLPKGGHGQRKKNRSMSGFFTMLRPISSAWSGDKFQDKIMKPRTLQELDFEPTGKPSVVVNVASAQVQDAVNTHRSFVMRLRTEDGDKLDLRTTAVDVSGGEIGCTEAGVPSFNTTTKHPNPVYGVPLEELLEREYGFPPPADAVPHIVKICIQEVESRGLTEPGIYRLVPSTTELAQLRDMFDSGAAFEGKLDPHTDIMAYTSALKAWFRSLPECAFTDALYNDFIAAARELDGNAKAARLQELVLSLPSANFHLLRVMFEHLDHVVECERDNHMSAENVATCLAQSMIFPPGGTGGSIFPINLGEHHQLVKCLIIQSNQVFQQLGEEVEPEASLEEVHRYEDIIEEQAIDSDSEEGLEEIPITRASTTRLDMFEDDIFSPGTTQRANEAWGRKRAGS; via the exons ATGAAACGAGGCGAACG TCCACCGTCCAAGCGCGGCGAGttgtcgtcgtcgtcttccCAGCGCTCGGTATCTCCTATTGGCCTTGGTGCCATCCTCAAGCCCACGAAATGGTTCCAACGATCCAACTCCTCCAAGTCCAACCTCAGTACTACTGTAGAGACCAGAACGAGTTTAACCAAGATTTCTAATCCGACAAATCCAAGACC GTCGGTTCTCAGTCTATCTATGAACCGCTCGACGTCCCAGTTGGCAGTGTCGATCCCTCAGTCTTCGTCAGGATCGACTCATTCGGGTTCAGGAATAGGCGACTTGCGCGCTGCCAGTGGCAAAAAATGGTCGAAATCGGTCGATGACTTGTCCAAATTCTCACCTGACTCCCCTATCTCTCCCTCCTCCCTATTCTCCGCACGAATTGGCGAGTATCGAAGTGGTGCTTTGCAGTCTCCAAGTTCTACACTTCTACCATCTACTCAAACCCCAGCGCGTCCCCCTTTGTCGGCAGGCCCCGGAACTGTTGCGTTCCCTACCAAAGCCAGCGCTGTGGACGAAGAAG CCAATAACGTCGGCCGCAGCTCCTGTGCCCACACCTCGTCTTCCCACAAGTCTATAACTTCTTTGAAAGCCGCACAAGCTGCCAATGCTCGGGCCGCTCACCAAATGGTCACCTCGCTCAATCCTGCAGGAGCTCCCAGTCGACCCTCATACGAACGCTCCCTTGGATCGACAGAAAAGAGCACAGCTGGCGCAGGTGGCACCAATCCGGGGTACAACGTTCGGACATTTGGATTTCCTTTTGGTATGACCCATAAACCATCGACATCTCCACCCCAGATTGTTCTTTTCTCAGCCCTCGAGTCGGGTAGCAATGCAACGCTAGCGACGACCAAGGCCTCGAAACGTTCATCTCAAATGGTAATACACCAGGGTTTCTTGATGCGATTGGATCACCCTACTCAGCCCGAAAAGGGGAAACCCTTCAAAGGAGTCTTGACGGGGAACAAATTGCAGCTGTATAAGCCGCCTAGCGATAAAAGTGCCGAACTCAAAGAACTATTCCCCGAAGGCTTGGTTGCCCAAGGTatcgaggaagaagaagaagaagaggccGAATCTGCAAGTCCAGGTGGAGCGGTGACCAATCGGACGAAGCGAAAGTATTGGGGAAGAGCTCAGCACCCGGAGCTCCAAATCGTCGGGGAAGATAAAGAGCTCCAAGGCACACTCGATGCACTTGTACACGAAATTGTATTTGGGACCACGTTTGATTCGCAGCTCGAAAAGGAGACTTTTGCTCAAGTAGTGCTACTATGCCTTCCCAATGTGTTGCCTCAGCACTCGGACTTTGACGAAGCACTCATACGATATTTGGGTAGCGCTTTCCGGACTTTGGGACAGGACGATCGCTGTGGGGATTCTACCGAGGAACGAAAGacgaaagaaaaagaatggCTTGAATGGCTGGTTGGCACATATGTGCTACTCCATGGCGGACTTGCAGGCGATGGGTGGGATGATTGGTTGGAATCAGTAGATTTACAGCTGGATTCATGTGTCGTTCGCGCAAGAGAGGCATCGGGAGCACTTGTTGCTTCGCCTTATGTCGGCGTATTCTCTCCGCGACCAAATGAAGCGGGTGCATTTGAATCCATCCCCACACATAGCCCTCGACTTGCGCCTTCTATATCGACGCATGCCTTAGTTCTTCCCCCTGGCACGGTCGTTCCTGTCAACGCCATCACTTCAGACACCATTTCCGAATTCTTTTCAAGACCCTCTAAATTGGGAAACACTTTGGACCGGGATCGATTGAGTAGGGACGTCTTCCTAAAAGTGCCAAGCGCGACGATTGCAAAGGCCCTTCGAGTGCTCAACCAAGTATTTCTTGTCCAAGCAGTGCAAGGCTGGGGTCGGGCTCCGATTACGTCGGTCTATCACCTTCCCGATACTTTCGTTTGCCACGGGGCACGGATCCCGCCAGCCTATTCAGCGGCTCGGATGAGTCCCTCACTGGCTAACTCGGCTGGTCATGACTCAAGTCTTGTCACCAGATATGGTGGGGCACGAACTCCCCGCGTCGGATACAGCTGGTTCAATTGGAGTTGCGGCTGGCCATGGCGTGGGAATCATTCCGGAGGGCGTGAAAGTTTCGAGAACCCATACAAGGCGGCGGTGCTGTGTAAATGGATCCGATTAG GCGAGCTAGCCCGAGTAAATGGAGATGAGTGCACCTGGCGTGCTGTACAGGCCGCTGTATGCTCGCGTGCTATTGCGCGTCTAGAACGCGTGTTCCGCCGAATGTCCGACGAGGAGCGTGAGATTGTTA ATTACAAGTGCACGCCTTGGGAATCGAACGTGCGCGAACGAATAGCTCAGGAAATGGTGCGGGCCCGACTCAAGGGTGGAGAATTATGGCACGTGAAGCCCTTTGAGAACGCGTGGAGTATGGTCCAGGCGATGGGAGTGACTTGGAACAAGTGTACCGGTGGTGTTTTGCCATTAGGAGACTCAGATGTGGAGGATGTCATTGGGTTGGTGCGATACTTCCGGAGACATGCAGAAGACGAAGAGCTT AAGGTTTCGGCAACATCTCACACAGAGGGCACAGGTCCCGTCGAAATGACTCAAGAGCATATCCAAGAAGTTGTTACTCGTACTCGAGCCTTTCAGTCGGGCGGACAAGGTCAGAGCAAGGGGAAGGAGGTCCGTTTACTTGGCGAGGATTTGGGCGAGACGACCTTGACTGTGTTTAGCGGAGAGCTCGTGCTAAAGCTTGTCAAGGAAGAGAAAGGCACTGGGGAGCGTGCACTGTCTAGGTCGACGACTATGCTACGAAACGTTTCGAGGCCTGCAAGCTTGGTTGAAGAGGATGGCCTCGAAGGGTTGAGTGCTAGTTTGAGCGGAATTTTGTCGCCTAACTCTAGTGGAGTTCTGTCACCCGGGTCTGCCGCCCTTCGGCTGGAGCGCAAACCAAGTCGGAACCCTTCCATCGAGCTACGCCATCTTCCCACCTCGAGCGTAACAAAGTGCAATTCGATCACGCCGATCGTCCCTTCCCTCAATTTCTCAACGCGCAAGTCTGGTTGTCACCGAGGCCTCGGGGAACCCCCTCTGCGCGCGCTCGTCAGCTCTGGCTCGCTGGAAAAGCTCGTCGATGTACTTATAAGTGGTCTGGAAGAGGTGGGAATGCAAACTAGTCCAGCAGATGATAATGGCGAAACCTCGTTGCGCGAGGGACGTACTCGGGGCGTACGAGTTGACCATGGGGAGTACTGCAGAATCTTTTGGGGCATGTTTAGGAGCTTTGTTACACCGATGGTCCTTTTCGAG ATGATCCAGAAGCGGTATCGAAACGCAGCAAACAAGAAATCCTTCACGTCCTCCAGTTTGGCTCGCTTTTCGTCCCATTCCAATCCAGATGGGAATCCGGAGGACGACCAATACCGTAATGAAATTATCCAGACTCTCACGAATTGGATTGTTGAAGGGGCTGGTGGACAAGATCTTCTCGATGACACCGACTTTTACGGTGCCATGCAT CGAGTGACCAGGCGGCCAAATATGGAGACTCCTTCAGTTCCTTCAGCCGGCCATTCATCAACCGGATTCGGGAGCACCGTGCCTACTCTGGATGACATTGATCCTGAGACTTTGGCGGATAATTTGGACGCTATTGCCGCGGCTGCCCTAAAGCCCGTCACATTGACG GACTTGATTGTGGcgctggacctgtttgagaCGCAGTCGGTGGATAAACTCGGCTGGTATGCC CTCCAAGACGTCGACACTTCACCTCTAATATCTGAAATGGGCCCCGAAAAATTCGTGCGCAACCTCCCATCGAGCATTCGAAGTGTCTTCAGAGCGCACGACATTGTTCGCCGTTGGGCTCTCGCGAGCATCGTTGCCCCGCGATTGGGAATACAGGTTCGTCAGGAGCGCATTGAACTGCTGCTCCGCACAATCGAGGTTTGCAGGCTTCGAACAGCGGACTCTCCCAGCTCGCAAGACATCCTTCAACCATCCATTCGAACATTTACTGAAACTGCTCTTGGTGCTGCTTTATGCTCGCCTGAGAGTCGTCTCTTCACTAGAGCCTGGCAAGAA ATACTTGTTCAACCTTATGTCAAACGTACCGAATCTCCAGCCATTACGAAAGCAACAAATGCGATCCAATACGCACCGTGCAGACGTGGATCGAATGACAAACATGCAGCGCGAGGTTTCGGAGTCCTACTACGAGCCGCGGGTAATCAGGGAGGAAGCATACAGGGAGAATATGCAATCATCTCCGCACCACGCGCCTCCCCGCAAGGCGGTAAGGCCTTTCCATCGCCTCGTCGCAGAGCAGAACGAGAAGAACAGACGCGACAAGTATGCGAGGGAGCGACTTCAAAAGGAGATCAAGAACGAAAAGATGATTTCGGGCGCCGTGATGATAATATTAACAAGGCAATGTTGCCCAAAGGTGGCCATGGTCAGCGCAAGAAAAACCGAAGCATGTCTGGGTTCTTCACGATGCTACGGCCAATTTCATCCGCCTGGTCGGGAGATAAGTTCCAGGATAAGATAATGAAACCCCGTACACTTCAAGAGCTTGACTTTGAGCCAACGGGAAAGCCCTCGGTCGTTGTGAATGTGGCCAGCGCACAAGTTCAGGACGCTGTCAATACCCACCGATCGTTTGTCATGCGCCTCCGAACCGAAGATG GAGACAAGCTCGACCTACGCACGACGGCGGTTGACGTATCAGGGGGGGAAATCGGATGCACCGAAGCGGGCGTTCCGAGTTTCAATACGACCACCAAACATCCGAACCCAG TATATGGCGTCCCCCTGGAGGAATTACTGGAGCGTGAATATGGATTTCCTCCACCTGCCGATGCTGTCCCACATATTGTCAAGATCTGTATACAGGAAGTGGAAAGTCGAGGGCTCACCGAGCCGGGCATTT ATCGCCTTGTTCCGTCAACGACTGAGTTGGCACAGCTTCGTGATATGTTTGACTCGG GTGCTGCATTCGAGGGCAAGCTTGACCCTCACACTGATATCATGGCATATACATCTGCTCTCAAAGCCTGGTTCCGCTCATTACCCGAATGTGCTTTCACCGACGCCCTATATAATGACTTTATTGCTGCAGCGC GGGAACTCGATGGGAACGCAAAAGCCGCTCGGCTGCAAGAGCTAGTATTATCATTGCCCAGTGCCAACTTCCACCTGCTACGAGTTATGTTCGAGCACCTTGACCA CGTTGTTGAATGTGAACGTGATAACCACATGAGCGCCGAGAATGTTGCTACATGCCTGGCTCAAAGCATGATTTTCCCACCTGGTGGTACTGGCGGGTCCATTTTTCCAATCAATTTGGGAGAACATCATCAGTTGGTGAAATGTCTTATCATTCAG AGTAACCAAGTGTTCCAACAGCTAGGGGAAGAGGTGGAGCCAGAGGCGTCATTAGAAGAAGTCCATCGATATGAGGACATCATAGAAGAACAGGCTATTGATTCAGACTCTGAGGAGGGTCTCGAAGAAATTCCGATTACCCGCGCCAGTACAACCAGGCTGGACATGTTCGAGGATGACATATTTTCTCCTGGAACCACTCAACGCGCCAACGAAGCTTGGGGTCGCAAACGAGCTGGTTCATGA
- a CDS encoding peptidase inhibitor i9 → MFKESATKDQIENYMNRIREDGGKVKYDYSELMKAVAIWVADDLVKSFASDPLVESMEIGFLELDQVASTQV, encoded by the exons ATGTTCAAAGAGTCAGCCACAAAGGACCAAATAGAGAATTATATGAACAGAATACGGGAGGATG GTGGCAAGGTCAAATACGACTATAGCGAATTAATGAAGGCGGTGGCAATCTGGGTTGCTGATGATTTGGTAAAGTCATTTGCCAGTGATCCCCTTGTCGAATCCATGG AGATTGGGTTTCTAGAGCTCGATCAAGTAGCCTCTACTCAAGTTTGA